The Myxococcales bacterium genome includes the window GCGACGTGTCGCCGTGGCCAGGAAAAGATTTCCCGCGGCGGCGCATGCGCGATGAACAACGCGCGGTCGCTTTGCAACAGCGCGTCCAGACTTTGCCGCGCCGCCGGATCGAGTTGCGGGCCGTTGAGGCGCCAGAACAACTCCTCGGGCGTCCGCTGACCGGACAAGGCCGCCAGCGGGCGCGTCATTCCCCAATCGAGCAGCACCGGGCGATCGCCGGGGCGGCCGGCCGCGCGGGCCAGATCGGCGAGGCGCGGCGACCAGAGGCCGGCGCCGCCCTTCCGGCGCAGCTTGTCCGATGTTTGCCAGGACGCGATGAGGCCGGTGATCAGCAGCGGAACTATCACCATTAGCGCGGCCGCTTTCGCGGCGCGGCGATCGGCAAAGGCGGTATCCAGAAAGAAAAAAACCAACCCCGCGATCGCCAGGTGAAACGCAGGCGCGAGCGTGAAGAAATGCGCACTGTCCAGGTCGTAGGGCAGGGCCAGCAGCGCGGCGCTTTGCAGCAGCACGGTCGCCGTCAGGAAAGGCAGCTCGACCGTCGACGGACGCGCCCGATCGCGGCGGTAGAGCGCCGGCAGGGAAATCACGCCGCCGAGAAAAACGACCGGCAGCAAGGTGGTCTTGGTGACGATGAACACCGCGCCCAACATTTGGTGAACCGGATAGGCGCCGCAGGTCGTTTCGTACAGCGCGCCGATTTTTTCCGCGAAGCCGACCCACGACCAGCCAAGAAACGGCGCGGCATAGGCGCGAACATCCGCCGGGTGTCCCAGCCAGTACATCCAGGCCGGGGCCGACCCGACGAGAAAAGCCGGCGCCGCCATCGCCCAGGCTCGTTTCCCGCCGGCCCGCTCGGCGGACGGAGGGAAAATCGCGCCGGCTGCCAGCGCCGCGCCGAGGAAAATCGAAAAGTCGAATTTCGTCCACACACCGAGTCCGGCGATCAGGCCCGTCCAGGCAGCCGTCGAGGAGCGGCCGGTTTGCCGGTAGGACAGCAACGCCAATAGGAAAAGGATCCGCAGCACGAACGGCAGAGCCGACGGGCCGTAATCCTCGCGGAAGTGATGCATCATCGCCGGGTCCAGAGCAAGCAGCCAGATCGCCAGCAGCGCGGTGCGGCGGCCGAAAAACCGCCGGGCGGTAACGTAGGTCAGCAGCAAGCCGACGATGCCCAGCACCAGCATGGGCGCGCGGATCCGCGTCGGAGTCGTCGGAAAATCGCCGAGCAGCGGGACGTAGAGCAGGCTCTTCAATCCGCCGAGGTACGGCGTCAGCATCCAGGCGGTTCGCCCTTCAAGGAGCGGCGCGAGGAAGAAACATTCGTCCTCGTTCAGGCCGGGCCGGTCCAAACCCGGCAAGCCGACGGCGAGAAACCAGACCAGAGCGAGGAGCACGAGCAGGGGGGCGACGGCGCGCGCCATGGCCGTCAGTCGTCGTAGTTCGTTTCGGGCAGGTAGATCTCGCGCGGACGGCTGGTGCCGTCGCTGGTGGAAATCATGCCTTCCCGTTCCATCCGTTCGATGATCCGGGCGGACCGGTTGTAGCCGATTTTCAACCGCCGCTGGATGTAACTGACCGAGGCCTTGCGTTCGCGGGCGACGATGTCGACGGCCTTGTCGAACAGGCCTTCGTCGACGTCGCCGTCGTCGTCGTCGAGGTTCACCTCGTCGAGGCTGGCGTTGTTCAGGTCGGTGCCGGTCGCGGTGCGGATTTCGGCGTATTGCGGCCGCGGATTTTTTTCCTTCAGGTGGTGCACGATGCCTTGCACCTCCTCGTCGGAAACGAAGGCCGCGTGGAAACGCGAGATCTTGGCGGCGCCGGGCGGCAGGAAGAGCGCGTCGCCCATGCCCAGCAGGTTGTTCGCGCCGGTTTCGTCCAAAATGGTGCGGCTGTCGACGCGGGTCCGCACCTGGAACGAAATGCGGCTGGGGAAGTTGGCCTTGATGACGCCGGTGATGACGTCGACGCTCGGCCGCTGCGTGGCGATGATCAGGTGGATGCCGGCGGCGCGCGCCATCTGCGCCAGGCGGGCGATGAATTCCTCGACCTCCTTGGCGGCGATCATCATCAGGTCGGCCAGTTCGTCCAGGATGATGACGATGTACGGCAGCTTTTCGGGGATCGGTTCGGCTTCCTCGCCCGTCAGCTTGCCCTTGCGCGGCGTCTTGGCGATGGCCTTCTCGATTTTCGCGTTGTAGCTGTCGATGTTGCGGACGCGCTGCTCGGCCATCTTGCGGTAGCGATCCTCCATCTCGGCCACGGCCCAGCGCAGCAGCAGCGCGGCTTTTTTCGGTTCGGTGATGACCGGGTGCAGCATGTGCGGCGTGTCGGTGTACATGCTCAGTTCGAGCTGTTTGGGGTCGACCATCAGCAGCCGCACCTGATCCGGCGTGGTCTTGAAAATGAGCGACATGATCACGCCGTTGAGAAACACGCTCTTGCCGCTGCCGGTCGTGCCGGCGACCAGCAGGTGCGGCATCCGCGCCAGATCCTGCACCATCGGCCGGCCGGTGCTGTCCTTGCCGAAGGCGATGGTCAGCGGGGACTTGGCCTCGTTGAATTCCTTGCTTTCCAGAATTTCGCGCAGGTAGACGATCTCGCGGCGCAGGCTCGGCACCTCGATGCCCACGGCGCCCTTGCCGGGAATCGGCGCGATGATGCGGATTTTTTCGGCCTGCAGCGCCATCGCCAGGTCGTCCTCCAGGTTGGCGATGCG containing:
- a CDS encoding DNA translocase FtsK, whose protein sequence is MAKKTVGEENRQPGKGMEIAGVLVIILAAMLGLALLSHYVSDPSYNTVAIPDTYPQNMIGRFGAHTSDLLLQIGGIASVMVPLMLVFIGLLLYRRRLFKPALGQIFGYLILMIVVACILAMFLGQEGGGIAGKALADLLTDFLGRVGGLLLVGGLAIVALILSVDFSFIKMLRGFRAYLAGLVDTLRSRWTIRREARRRRQRRDQRAVETGAGPERPAPIIRHGIPETAEPLAKEAKKHRKADAPVRTTRLDQVPEPTPEPFAVDEFEPAPPPPPPPPRKAKDADVITIHQKAETETARQISFSGLSDAYSRPPLDLFQRASKGDKDLDREALLAQSVALESKLETFGITGKVVEIYPGPVITMFEYEPSAGIKISRIANLEDDLAMALQAEKIRIIAPIPGKGAVGIEVPSLRREIVYLREILESKEFNEAKSPLTIAFGKDSTGRPMVQDLARMPHLLVAGTTGSGKSVFLNGVIMSLIFKTTPDQVRLLMVDPKQLELSMYTDTPHMLHPVITEPKKAALLLRWAVAEMEDRYRKMAEQRVRNIDSYNAKIEKAIAKTPRKGKLTGEEAEPIPEKLPYIVIILDELADLMMIAAKEVEEFIARLAQMARAAGIHLIIATQRPSVDVITGVIKANFPSRISFQVRTRVDSRTILDETGANNLLGMGDALFLPPGAAKISRFHAAFVSDEEVQGIVHHLKEKNPRPQYAEIRTATGTDLNNASLDEVNLDDDDGDVDEGLFDKAVDIVARERKASVSYIQRRLKIGYNRSARIIERMEREGMISTSDGTSRPREIYLPETNYDD